GGGTCGATGCCGACTGTTGGTTCATCCAAAATTAACAAATCCGGATCTTGAATTAAACTGATGGCAAGTGATAATCGGCGCTTCATACCACCGGAATAATTACTGACCCGTTTGTCCAAATCCTGGTTTAAATTGACAACGCCTGCCGTGTAGTCAATCCGTTGCTTCAGCTGCTCTTTTTTGACACCGAACAGTTGAGCAAAAAATTTGAGATTTTCCTTGCCGGTCAAACTTTCATATAGGGCATCATCCTGAGCCATAAAGCCGATTCGCTGCAGGACGGGGCGATTGGGCATTCGTTTACCAAAAATAGTCACTTCGCCACCGTCGGGCTGTTCCATGCCCATGATATTTTTGATAATCGTTGTCTTGCCAGCTCCTGATGGCCCAATTAAACCCAAAATCTCATGGCTTGAGGCAGTTAGGTTAACATCATGTAAAATTCGTTTTTTATTGAAGCTTTTATCGACGTGAGTCACTGTTACAACAGCATCCATAGTTGATTCCTCCTTTTGTGAGTGAGTGCTAA
Above is a genomic segment from Lentilactobacillus buchneri containing:
- a CDS encoding ABC transporter ATP-binding protein, which translates into the protein MDAVVTVTHVDKSFNKKRILHDVNLTASSHEILGLIGPSGAGKTTIIKNIMGMEQPDGGEVTIFGKRMPNRPVLQRIGFMAQDDALYESLTGKENLKFFAQLFGVKKEQLKQRIDYTAGVVNLNQDLDKRVSNYSGGMKRRLSLAISLIQDPDLLILDEPTVGIDPELRRQIWDELRKYAQAGKSIIITTHVMEDAAECDELLMIREGHIITHGSPTSLEKEYDVDNLEQVFLKAGKSNENSNNH